The window ggtggaatgtctctctgcagcaatggaattgtttgcgccaccttatctcactgtgagtgagaatgtttgctttctcacttctgcatcgtcatgtcttgttatccaaaggaaggaacaccgagcttccaagacaagatgcattggctttaacagccttgggtctggtggggagtcagataggatggagccagagtccgggtggaaaagacaaacatatatcataaattattagtcagtcaaatggaacatcagatgtttagacttgatgtacgtcagggcacaagagattaattgtttgtgtaagaatgttcagtgttgcacctaaccagcacatgacgactgtgttggataagaaatagcacaaaggcaaaatttttccattacaacacacacacacacacacacacacacacacacgcacgcacacacagaggaagcttCAAACTAAAACTCAAATCTGACAGGACCATGAAATGCCAACACAAATGTTTGAagagataaaaacaaaacaatcggTTGTTTCCTGCTTTAACAATAGAGCACTGACCTCAGAGGAATGAGGTTCATCTGCTCTCACCAATACATCAACATGCTTTAATGTGTGCTTAATGCAGTGCTTCCTCATcgtcagaggaggaaggtgcagcagcacagacgcagctcTAACACCAACCTCTGCTCTTCTAGTCCTCACTGGGAAACAGATGACACAGAACTCAATGTTAGACATCGGTGGtgctgtgtgaaggacatacaCAGTTCAAAATAAAGggaacatttaaacaacacaacGTAACTCCAAGTCCATCACACTTCTGTGGAATCGTGAATCAAACAGCATGTGCCCTCCATCTGAGGAGATCCCTCAGGAGACCGTCACCACCTCATCAGGAGCAGGTCCAGATGTTGTAGTGAGCTCATACAGGCACGAAGAGGCCACGCCCCCCACTGAGCCTCATTCTGACTGTTTGAGGACATTACATCAAAGCTGGATCACActtcagtgtgagtgtgactcTGAATCCAGACCTCCATGGGTTCATTCATTTGATTTGTCAGCACATTCAACTATGAAAACAAGTATTTAATAGgaatatttcattcattcagatcTAGGATGTGTTATTTCAGTGTTCCCTTAATTTTTTTGAGCCGTTTACTTTTAAAGTCAATTGTAAAAACATATCGATGTAATTATAACGCAACTGGTAGAAACAACAGTTCAGGTTTGATCCACTAGATGAAGCCAAACCACAGATTATAACAACGACCTGCTCCCAACGAGATCACATTTGATTCAACGATGAGCCTGGAGCTGTTGCTCTGACTgtttcaaagaaataaaatatattacagATGAGAATCACACTAGAAATAAAATCATGTCTCAACATGTGTCAAATGCCTGAACAGCAAGTGTTTTCTTCTGACTGCAGTGATTAAACATGACGTGGTTCCTCATTTTCACGTCTCCTCGTCTCTCGTCTGCTGTTACTTTAACACGTCTTTCAGTTACTGAAGTTAGAAGTGAAACTGACTCATCAGCTCATTGTATTTCTGGACTCTAACAGACACGTTGTGTAACGTTACAGTGGCTGACGAGGACTTTAACTCTGGACCAGGATCCGGTTTCACACTGGAACAAGCTTTTCTCCAGCTTTAAGTCAAAGAGCTGAATCTTCTCTCAGTCCTTTAAACACAGACGATACTGGATGTGTGAATTACTGTTTATTACTGAGAAGACGACTGGGAATAAAGCAGCATCTGTTTATTGCTGACTCATTAATGATGAAAAGGTGTAAAACTGTCAAACTTCAGTCACTGGAAACAACACAGGctcaaaaaacaacaataatctgAAATACAGTGAAATAAAGTAACTACAGCATCATGTGGAGCTTTAAGCTCCACAAATAAACATGAGAGAACGTTCAGTAATAACAAACCTCCGATcaacagaagctgctgacgTTTTAaccaaacaacaaataaaaaacaaaacaaaataaaatgaaatcaatCTGGTCTAAACCTAAACCTCCTAAATCTGTTACAAACGTACTGACGTTTGGCTGAAGCAGTGAAGacgctgcatctctgcacagaaacgagtgacacacacacacacacacacacacacacacacacacacacacacacacacacacacacacacacacacacacacacacacacacacacacacacacacacacacacacactccaagtCCGTGTAGAAGAAGTGACGCCTCCTCATATCGTATCTGATTAGACGTCAGCGCGTTCTGAACTATTTGTCACAATAGaaacaaagaacaagaaaaGCTGAGTAACGTTATAAAAATCATCAGCTGGGACACGAACAACGAGTCTTCAGTGTGTGAGAAGCTGCTTAATGtgctcaggttcaggtccagcagcaccagtttgACCCATTAAGTAATCAATGTACCAGTGAAAATCCATTTTCACACTGGTCACAGCACAGAATGAGCAACAGCAATGATCAAATcgatttttaaataattgatactttttttttctagttttaaaatgtttgtcttGTCAGAATCACATCATAGAAATGACCTGGGTTCAAGCTGCTGAGTTTGGACCTCAGGACTCAGTTGCTCCAATACGCCACATTCGTGCACAGCTGTCGAGTTAAAACACGTTGTTAGTCCACAGCTTCACACTGAGTCCTACAACGTCTTCCAATGTAAAGTGAGTGAAGCAAGTTGTACTTACGACATGGAGGTCGCTTGGCTGAAATAGAAAGAAAATGATTATGatgaaaaacatgtttcagcACATTATAAAACATGATCATAATTGTCCTGTTTGATTTATTAAAGAATTGTATCTAATTCTATCCCAACTTcatcatattcatattatgaaagtgtagctgagccacagtgacTTTTGCATTTCTAATAAAGACTAAGTTCAACATGAAGAGACAAAGCAGACGATGCTTCTGTTACCGTTTCTCTTTCTGTAGACGATGAATCCAATCACAGCAACAAGTGCAACAAGAACCACAGCAACGATGACGATGATCAGACTCATGGAGTTTCCTGTTGTaacaacaaaccacagcatgaGGAGAAAAACGCCTCTATGCTCTCTAGTAAATAGACACTGGAGGAGTTTGTCTGTTCTTCATGTGGGTTCTttcctgtaatggaaaaaatgttCCTTCCTTATTCTGTCTATGTCATATGATTCATGACTTAtgctgcaattaatatcttacacTATGTTCAGTCTCAcatctgttttttatatttcacattTACTTAGATTACTCTTTGCTCTGTTgatgaaatttccccattgtgggactattaaaggcttattctaattcttattcttattcttattcttattcttattcttactcTCATTCTTATGGTTTTCTCTGCCTCCTAGACCCTGGACTCCCAAACCCACGACCCTCCCATGGCCTCTCACCCAGTGACAGTGACCGTTAGAATAATCATATTTACAAAACGTACATCTAAACTCTTTGACATTCATATAATTTCAGATCAAGCACAAACATTAAATTGTCTAATAAttgtaatattgttttaatCAAAGTCTCACCGCAGTTGGTTCTGATctttgttttttccagtttgGTGATGACGTCGTCCTTCACTCCAGACAgttgaaacacacattcatatctgctccagtcctgagctgtgactgatgaaAGGTTCAGGTCGACCCTCATCTGGAAGGTTCCATCAGGGTTGGGGAGGATCTCTCCTTTGTCCACGTCTATGTGAATctcttctccatctctcctccagaACATGTCGGCTCTGTTTGGGTAGAAACCTGTAgcgaagcagctgattggagacGAGGGGCACTTTTtgagcagagacactgagggaGGACCTGTGTGGGTGAAATTAGAAATACAGAAGGTTTATTAGTGGACAGGTTGATCCACAGTGAGTCTCTGATCATAGTTTTTgtcttaaaatattaaaactctAATTTGGTCCCAAACATCTTTAACGCATGTTTAACAAGTGTTCAAACTCAGATCAATTAACTTTACCTGTTCTATTTACCTGagtttcatttaaataatttaaaaaggtCTTGAGAAACTCAGGGTAAATATGTTTGACGCGATACTctgtttcttttataaaaacTTTGTCTTTATCAAAGATCTGCTTAATGACAACAGCTTCTGGTTTCAGAGGAATCCACGTCAGAGTTTTCAGGTCCAATGACATAAAATCTTCTCCATCATAACCGCTGTATGAAAATCCAGAAATCTCTTCAGTGTTTTGGTCCCACTCGATGCCTTGTATTCCCTGTAAACAGTGCAcacctgaaagaaaaacaaaatggtgGAAGAGTGATATTTCTAGTGAACAGTTAGTTACAGTTCTATACAGTACAATGATACGTGGAAGAGAAGGAACATGGAGTGGGTTGGATGAAATGAGTGTGGAAAGAATTGATGTTCTGAACAGTAAATGCAAATGTGAGCatataaaattattatattaataggAATTCAACAAATTATCATCAGATATTGTTTCATACATGTCTCCCTGTATTCCTTTAGCGACCAAAATGCCTGTTAGAGACCCAGGATTTCTCCAAATAATAAAAACGTGACTGTTTTGAAAAATTAGTTTTGTATATTTTCTGAAAATGCACAGATGCACAGTcaactaaaatgaaaaataacacCTGACTTTACATTGCTGTAAAGTCGGAAAAGTTTTAAAGATATATAAATCCTCCCACGGTCCACAGACATGTGCTTAGGTTGACTGGCTACTTCTCCATTGtccgtaggtgtgaatgtgtgtgtccatggttgtttgtctctgtgtggccctgcaatagGCTGGAGACCTGTTCAGGGTGACCCTGACTCCCAccctcagcctgctgggatACGCTCCAGCAGTGGCTGTTCaaactgggacaggctccagtggTAACGGGTCAAACTGGGATACGCTTGTGGGCCTTAGAAGCCCTGTTCTCCTGCTCTTTGGGACCACGGCCTAGTCCCAGTTTGCCCTGACGTAACAGTCTCAGGTTGGTTGTTgtacagtgacagctgggaggaACACGTGAAGATATTGATCTGCCATCGTGTGACACCACTTTATGCAGGACACGTATTCTACTTATTAATCTGTCCCTGTTAGATGTTAACAACTCAGCAACCTGGAGTCCTTTTAAACCAGAAACAGAAGTAAAAGTTAAGTAGAATATACTGTACCTTCAGTTTGGTTGAAGAGTTGCATGACACCATCAAGTGCTGCCTTTAAAACCTTGGGAAGGTTCTCAAAACAGTCCACACTGTTACGTCTTAGGAGCTCAGGGTATTTGTGAAAGGTTTTTTTGGCTACAGCCCCAAAAGCTTCCATTTTTCTGTTGCTGTCGCAGTAACCCATCATAGTGTCATCAACCAGTACCATAGCCATAAACTGCGGGAGGTGAGGGATTCCAGTAGTTGTAAAACCTGCAGTTTTgaatgtatgtttcactgtggaatgAAAATTGATACTTTCAttataaacacagaaacattatAATCACAAATCACCAACGTAGTTTAGTCCAATCAGTGAAATGAAAGTTattcataaaatgaaaccaaagaaacacatttaaagtatTGAAACACAAACTTACCTGATGATGAAACGTGAAAAAAAGCAAGAAACAGAAATAGTTTGTTCATCTTGTTGGACGAGGAGACGTCTGCAGGGAGGACGTGGACGGTCTGTTCAGGAGCAGGTCTCAGTGTTCAGCTGATCTCAGGTCAGAAATTCACACTTAGCGTCAAAACATTTCAGTGTTGCCGAAATCACACTATAAGCTCTTAATATTCTACCTTCATTTTACCTCGACTATATATAagactatactatactatactatactatactatactatactatactatactatactatactatactatactatactatatatacactCGACTAAGAGTTCATGTTTTGGAGCAGAATGGAATTTGGTTTGTTGCTTTCAATAAGAAAATAAACGTAAATCACCATAAGGTGTGTTATTGTGCAGCCAATTGTACCAAATTTAGTTAAAGAATTCAGGAACAAACCTTAAAGCTTGAAACTGCAACACATTAAGAATAATTGTACTTACAAAACGCTGAAGCCAATAGTTTTTCACCTCCGTGATGAAGTAACTCTGGTGAACGTTCTCATTAGTTCACCCTCAAGCTCTCATCTCTACATGTGAGTTTGACTGCTGGACCTCTGCTCATCAGCCTGTAAAACTTGAGCCCCACCCTTCATCCAAACTAAAAGTGCTTCTTCCTCATTCCAAACACTCGAAGCAGAAGAACGTTTGATCACCAGTTTGTGATCCACTGATTTACCATGTGCAGCTCACACATTATCATCAATTTACAAACATGGTTCAGTCCTGATCCAGTTCAACCTCACTGTCATGAACACATCCTGctcaaacacagctgtgatttcAGTTACTGACATGATGCAGAACCTGCTGCAATGATTCACACGCTGCATGTTTGACATGAAGAGACTGAAACTACAGTTATAAACATGCATCTTATGACAGACAGGCCTGAACATGAATCAGCCTCAAGCACAGGATGTGTAGAAGATGCCAGAGATGCTGATGCAGAATCCAAAGATGAAAACAGAGTCAGGACTCAGTACCCAGTACCCGCTGCTTTAAGTTCACAAACGagttaaaacaacagaacaagaggacaaaaaaaagacagaactgAAGCTGAGTCCAAAGgttttaaaaagctttaaaaacgGGTGCCGTCAAAGTGTGATGACACCTGGTGGTggattattactattattatttatttattatattattttataataatattactaatgataatatattattattattattatttttagtagtagtagtagtagtagtagtagtagtagtagtagtagtagtaatttAATAACGGCGGCAGCGGCTGAGTGACAGGGAGGTCAGACGCTGGTGCGTCGGCAGAGGcggtggaggagagcggagagagCGCCATCTGAcgccgctgctgctttgttcGTGTTGTTTGGAGGAGTTTCTGAGGACCTTTTCCTCCCACGTTCCTCAGGTTTAAACCACCATCGTGGCAGTTGTCTCTtggcgccgctagaggcgctcttcttctccttcgcgCCCTTCTTGATTCGTTGCTGCCGTTTCCTGTGTTGGTTTTGTGACTGTTAAATTGATGTACCTGTGTTTTAGAGCATTCAAGTCCTGGCTTTTGTGCCTCTGTTTAACACATCCATGACCTTAAAGGCCACAGAACGCTCAGCTTCTGACACGACATCCAGTGGAACAGGACATCATCATCCTCAGGAGGAGTTTTACTGGAACCTCTCACCAGTATCAGTAAATATGAACTGGACCCACTGTTTGCATAAACATATtcaacaaacagctgtgggtCTGTGATCAGGTCAGATTTTAGAGAACGCTGAACACGTGGCATAAAACCAAAGCTTAAcgttagaaacaaacaaacctcctGTTTCACTCAGACTCTGAATAAACTCTCTCAGGTCCGTGTGGGTTTTCTGGCAAACATTAATGAGCCACGGCAACAGGCAggttcatcttcatcatcagcaaAGAGTAAAATGTGAGGATGGGACAGGTTTTACTGCTGTGGAATAGAACCCTGAGTCTGAGAACACCCAGCATCCAGACACAGGAGGAACGTGGACCCGTCTCAGGCGCAGAACATGAACCACACTTTAAAGTAAACGTACCTGAATGAAccacagggaggaagaggagcggacGAACAGGATCCATTGAGCTCCAGTCAAAACGCAGCCAAACGGGTCAGAGGCAGTAAATGGAGCAGTGACGGATCAGGGAACCGCTCGTCTGATCTCATCTGGAGAAGTGGACTGTGATCAGATGAGCTTccagaaacacacaccagctcagAGGCAGATTAAAATACGACACAGAACCTTCCTCAACCTGTTCTCCGTGTCGTCCACTGCTTGGTATCCTTGCAGTTCCACAGGTATTCAGTCATTCAGTAGCGACTGCAACAGTCAGATTTTGGTTTCAGGTTTGTTTAGTGATGTTACAAATGGAAATGATTGCAACAAAACAACTCACAGCTCTGATGAAACTGGTTTATTAAATCCATgctgttactgtacaaacacaaggTCATTTCTTACATTGTTGCTTTACAACATGCTTTTACATTGCTTCTTTTTTCCTCGTGATGTGTAGCTTTGCGACTCACCTCCCATGAGCTGTTTAAAAAAGTATTCTCATCCTGGGTGTCATTTTGATTATTATTGCTGTTGAAACATGATGCTTCTGTTGAATGTTCTATTTTATTATTGGTCAGGTTTGATTGTTCCTCTAATTTTACTGATAAcggcaggtgtgtgtaatgaaaacaggaagtagcagTGACAAGGTTGTGATCTGACttgagcaggaagtcctttcaaagtaaaacaggaaaacgACTGAAACTGTGACAGTTTAAATGtgtaacaaaacaacaaatgatgtTCTGACATCACATGGTTGCAGAACGAGCTTCAATACAAACAATCCACTGATCTTCAGCCTTTTAGGACAAAAACATCTGATggttagaaataaaaataataaataaaatatgtcacTAATGTGGAAAAGATGAGATCAGTTGTAGATTGTGTTAAGAGTAAAGGACTCACTGTGATCATTTTTgtctgatgataatgatgatctcctccttgaaccgccgtCTTGCcctggtggaggagtttgtgtgcccgaatgaccccgggagctatgttgtcgggggctaaatgcccctggtagggtctcccaaggcaaacaggtcctgggcgacgggccagactaagagcggttctgttcattatatttatggacagaatttctaggcgcaaccaggggccggagggggtctggtttggggaccacaggatagcatctctgctttttgcagatgatgttgtcctgttggcttcatcaggccaggacctccagcgtgcgctggtgcggtttgcagctgagtgtgaagcggctgggatgagaatcagttcctccaaatctgaggccatggttctcgaccggaaaaaggtggtttgctccctccaggttggagaagagttcctgcctcaagtggaggagtttaagtatcttggggtcttgttcatgagtgagggaaggaaggagcgtgagtttgacagacggatcggtgcggcggctgcagtaatgcggtcaaTGTAtcggtccatcgtggtgaagagggagctgagtccaaaggcaaagctctcaatttaccggtcaatctacgttcctaccctcacctatggtcatgagctttgggtcatgaccgaaagggtaaggtcacggatacaagcggctgaaatgagcttcctccgcagggtggctgggcgctcccttagagataaggtgaggagctctgtcacccgggaggagctcgtaATAGaggcgctgctcctccacatcgagaggagccagttgaggaggctcgggcatctggttcggatccctcctggacgcctccctggggaggtgttccgggcatgtcccaccggtaggaggccccgaggaagacctaggactcgctggagagactacgtctctcggctgtcctgggaacgtcttggggtcccaccggaagagctggaggaagtgtccggggagagggaagtctggaactctctgcttagactgctgcccccgcgaccccgccccggataagcggatgaaaatggatggatggatggatggattgatgaTGATTGGGGTCGTTTGGGTGTCGTTTGGGAGTGACCCACGTCTGTGTCTTCAGATCCAGTGATAATAAGTCTTCTCCATCATCTCAGTGGCTTCGTCCCATTCACAGCCACGCATCATCTGTAAAGTGTGGACACCTGAGAAGGAGGCAGAACGTCACATGGAAAAGTATAATGATTCATAATTAAAATATTCTAATAAGATAATATGTTCATTTATTATGGACGCTGCAGTTTAAAGCAGTGGTCCTCAACCTTTTTTGCGCCACAGACAggtttaatgtcacaatattttcacgGACCCGTCTTTATGGTGGGGCGGAGATATAACCTTAACCCTAACCATAAAATGTTACGATCGGCATGAAAACTGgtattttgtatttataataataaacgtgcatccaccatgtgtgcagctttattagcagcCTCCTCGTAACATTGGctaatatttaaaatgcttgATCTCCACTGGTCCTGGTCCGGGGGTTTGGGATCACTGGTTTAAAGTCATGTCTGGGTTAAATCCTCAAATGCTTTGGTACCATGCAAACAATTGTTGTATAAAATACCTCCACTTTGGTTGAACTGCTGCATGAAGTTAGAAATCCTGCTTCTGTAACGGGAGGCACTGTTCTCTATACAGTCTTCAATAATTCTCTGAATGTGCTGAGGAAAGTACTGTAATATATTGTATAAAGAGCCCAGTTTTGCCGTGTAAGAATGTGTAAGAATTGTGTaatttgtgtaagaatgttcagttcagtattgcacctaaccagcacatgacgagtgtgttggataagaaacagcacaaggcaaaatttttccattacaacacacacacacacacacacacacacacacacacacacacacacacacacacacacacacacacacacacacacacacacacacacacaggaagcttcAAACTAAAACTCAAATCTGACAGGACCACGAAATGCCAACACAAATGTTTGAagagataaaaacaaaacaagaggctGTTTCCTGCTTTAACAATagaacactgacctcagaggaATGAGGTTCATCTGCTCTCACCAATACATCAACATGCTTTAATGTGTGCAGACGCAGCTCTAACACCAACCTCTGCTCTTCTAGTCCTCACTGGGAAACAGATGACACAGAACTTAATGTTAGACATCGGTGGtgctgtgtgaaggacatacaCAGTTCAAAATAAAGggaacatttaaacaacacaacGTAACTCCAAGTCCATCACACTTCTGTGGAATCGTGAATCAAACAGCATGTGCCCTCCATCTGAGGAGATCCCTCAGGAGACCGTCACCACCTCATCAGGAGCAGGTCCAGATGTTGTAGGGAGCTCATACAGGCACGAGGAGGCCATGCCCCCCACTGAGCCTCATTCTGACTGTTTGAGGACATTACATCAAAGCTGGATCACActtcagtgtgagtgtgactcTGAATCCAGACCTCCATGGGTTCATTCATTTGATTTGTCAGCACAATCAACTATGAAAACAAGTATTTAATAGgaatatttcattcattcagatcTAGGATGTGTTATTTCAGTGTTCCCTTAATTTTTTTGAGCCATTTACTTTTAAAGTCATCTGTAAAAACATATCGATGTAATTATAACACAGACTT is drawn from Betta splendens chromosome 11, fBetSpl5.4, whole genome shotgun sequence and contains these coding sequences:
- the LOC114866134 gene encoding zinc-alpha-2-glycoprotein-like isoform X3, whose product is MNKLFLFLAFFHVSSSVKHTFKTAGFTTTGIPHLPQFMAMVLVDDTMMGYCDSNRKMEAFGAVAKKTFHKYPELLRRNSVDCFENLPKVLKAALDGVMQLFNQTEGVHCLQGIQGIEWDQNTEEISGFSYSGYDGEDFMSLDLKTLTWIPLKPEAVVIKQIFDKDKVFIKETEYRVKHIYPEFLKTFLNYLNETQVNRTGPPSVSLLKKCPSSPISCFATGFYPNRADMFWRRDGEEIHIDVDKGEILPNPDGTFQMRVDLNLSSVTAQDWSRYECVFQLSGVKDDVITKLEKTKIRTNCGNSMSLIIVIVAVVLVALVAVIGFIVYRKRNAKRPPCRSSSELPAAAVVAAGAGLMLLLVGATGLFISRRRMRRKGFSPTKTSDSSSSSSSSSDKNELSHCASLLSLPPHPHSFSLSVLTHRYHWTQSLVSVMGSCGSNHPACIQSLVLPSCLCSVVACCCLLLLLCFSLSLSSNPNRSRQMAAHIQSGSAGGFFLVREGVFPLHCCCQIKCLLYVGFVGFSCVRF
- the LOC114866134 gene encoding zinc-alpha-2-glycoprotein-like isoform X9 encodes the protein MNKLFLFLAFFHVSSSVKHTFKTAGFTTTGIPHLPQFMAMVLVDDTMMGYCDSNRKMEAFGAVAKKTFHKYPELLRRNSVDCFENLPKVLKAALDGVMQLFNQTEGVHCLQGIQGIEWDQNTEEISGFSYSGYDGEDFMSLDLKTLTWIPLKPEAVVIKQIFDKDKVFIKETEYRVKHIYPEFLKTFLNYLNETQVNRTGPPSVSLLKKCPSSPISCFATGFYPNRADMFWRRDGEEIHIDVDKGEILPNPDGTFQMRVDLNLSSVTAQDWSRYECVFQLSGVKDDVITKLEKTKIRTNCGNSMSLIIVIVAVVLVALVAVIGFIVYRKRNAKRPPCRSSSELPAAAVVAAGAGLMLLLVGATGLFISRRRMRRKGFSPTKSSFRLFIIIIIIIRQK
- the LOC114866134 gene encoding zinc-alpha-2-glycoprotein-like isoform X10; amino-acid sequence: MNKLFLFLAFFHVSSSVKHTFKTAGFTTTGIPHLPQFMAMVLVDDTMMGYCDSNRKMEAFGAVAKKTFHKYPELLRRNSVDCFENLPKVLKAALDGVMQLFNQTEGVHCLQGIQGIEWDQNTEEISGFSYSGYDGEDFMSLDLKTLTWIPLKPEAVVIKQIFDKDKVFIKETEYRVKHIYPEFLKTFLNYLNETQVNRTGPPSVSLLKKCPSSPISCFATGFYPNRADMFWRRDGEEIHIDVDKGEILPNPDGTFQMRVDLNLSSVTAQDWSRYECVFQLSGVKDDVITKLEKTKIRTNCGNSMSLIIVIVAVVLVALVAVIGFIVYRKRNAKRPPCRSSSELPAAAVVAAGAGLMLLLVGATGLFISRRRMRRKGFSPTKSR